One stretch of Croceibacterium atlanticum DNA includes these proteins:
- the pth gene encoding aminoacyl-tRNA hydrolase, with the protein MQLWVGLGNPGPQYAMHRHNVGFMAMDVIAEMHGFGPVQKKFQGWLQEGRIGGEKILLLKPATFMNESGRSVGEAIRFYKLGMDALTVFHDELDLAPFKVKVKTGGGTAGHNGLRSIDRHLGPDFRRVRIGIGHPGHKDRVTGYVLGNYAKAEQDDLITMLGAMGAEAEWLVKGENARFMSDVALRQQG; encoded by the coding sequence ATGCAGCTTTGGGTTGGTCTTGGAAATCCCGGTCCGCAATATGCGATGCACCGGCATAATGTCGGCTTCATGGCGATGGACGTCATCGCCGAAATGCACGGATTCGGCCCCGTTCAGAAGAAGTTCCAGGGCTGGCTGCAGGAAGGCCGGATCGGTGGTGAAAAGATCCTGCTTCTGAAACCGGCCACCTTCATGAATGAAAGCGGCCGCAGCGTCGGGGAAGCGATACGCTTCTACAAGCTGGGGATGGATGCACTCACAGTCTTTCACGATGAACTCGACCTCGCCCCTTTCAAGGTGAAGGTGAAGACCGGGGGCGGCACGGCCGGCCATAATGGCCTGCGTTCCATCGACAGGCATCTGGGCCCCGATTTCCGCCGGGTGCGGATCGGCATTGGCCATCCCGGCCACAAGGACCGCGTAACCGGCTATGTGCTGGGCAATTATGCCAAGGCCGAACAGGACGATCTGATCACCATGCTTGGCGCCATGGGGGCCGAAGCCGAATGGTTGGTCAAGGGTGAGAATGCCCGTTTCATGAGCGACGTCGCCCTGCGCCAGCAAGGCTGA
- a CDS encoding 50S ribosomal protein L25/general stress protein Ctc: MSDALTLPAELRERAGKGASRVLRREGRVPAVIYGGKEEPTTIHVEEKLLMKQLDTGHFMNSIVMIEIDGKKQRTIPKDVALHPVTDRPLHADFLRLAKDAKIDVAVPVLFINEEASPGLKKGGVLNVVRHELELVCEADKIPGEIEIDVTGLEVGDSIHISHVKLPAGSESAITDRDFTIATVVAPSALKRSEAAASEEEEGGEEAESTEASED; this comes from the coding sequence ATGAGCGACGCTCTGACCCTGCCGGCCGAGCTGCGCGAACGGGCTGGCAAGGGAGCCTCCCGTGTATTGCGCCGCGAAGGCCGTGTTCCCGCCGTTATTTATGGCGGCAAGGAAGAACCGACCACGATCCACGTTGAGGAAAAGCTCCTCATGAAACAGCTGGACACCGGGCACTTCATGAACTCGATCGTCATGATCGAGATCGACGGCAAGAAGCAGCGCACGATCCCCAAGGACGTTGCCCTGCATCCCGTCACCGATCGTCCGCTGCATGCCGATTTCCTGCGTCTTGCCAAGGACGCGAAGATCGATGTCGCCGTTCCCGTGCTCTTCATCAATGAAGAAGCCAGCCCCGGCCTCAAGAAGGGCGGCGTGCTCAACGTCGTGCGTCACGAGCTTGAACTGGTCTGCGAAGCGGACAAGATTCCGGGCGAGATCGAAATCGACGTTACCGGCCTCGAAGTCGGCGATTCGATCCATATCAGCCATGTGAAGCTGCCCGCCGGTTCGGAAAGCGCGATCACCGATCGCGACTTCACGATCGCGACGGTCGTAGCTCCGTCTGCCCTCAAGCGCTCCGAAGCTGCGGCTTCCGAGGAAGAGGAAGGCGGCGAAGAGGCAGAGTCGACGGAAGCATCCGAAGACTGA
- a CDS encoding TraB/GumN family protein, with translation MTSIRSGLAILLAGALWLTGCGALSDEGRTDWPAPSPALWHVTGPGGTEGWLFGTVHALPRGLDWRNPALDAALDQSSVLVVEIADLNDGDAASAAFMARARQPGLPPLSERVPPKDRPALREFMDRADMDDAELAGMESWAAGLLLANGARRHEPSQGVDRALLADAASVVGLESFAEQYDRFDRLTHDQQEKLLLGLANDVDGDRSDDHIVAWLTGDLQTLEHETGIGILADPDLRQALLTNRNLAWMDRIESLLTEGRRPFIAVGAAHMLGRDGLPALLEARGFTVARLQ, from the coding sequence GTGACCTCTATCCGATCCGGACTGGCCATTCTTCTGGCAGGGGCCTTGTGGCTGACCGGCTGCGGCGCCCTGTCGGACGAAGGGCGGACGGATTGGCCCGCCCCGTCCCCGGCCCTGTGGCATGTTACCGGGCCCGGCGGAACGGAAGGCTGGCTGTTCGGGACCGTGCACGCCCTGCCCAGGGGGCTGGACTGGCGCAATCCGGCGCTCGATGCAGCCCTGGACCAATCCTCGGTCCTCGTCGTCGAAATCGCCGATCTGAACGATGGCGACGCCGCCAGTGCCGCCTTCATGGCCCGGGCGCGCCAGCCCGGCCTGCCGCCGCTTTCCGAACGCGTGCCACCGAAGGACCGCCCTGCCCTGCGCGAATTCATGGACCGTGCGGATATGGACGATGCCGAACTGGCCGGAATGGAAAGCTGGGCGGCGGGATTGCTGCTGGCCAATGGCGCGCGCCGGCATGAACCTTCGCAAGGCGTGGACCGTGCCCTGCTGGCCGATGCAGCTAGTGTAGTCGGGCTGGAAAGCTTTGCCGAACAATATGACCGCTTTGACCGGCTTACCCATGATCAGCAGGAGAAACTGCTCCTGGGTTTGGCCAACGATGTGGATGGCGACCGCAGCGACGATCATATCGTCGCCTGGCTGACCGGCGACCTTCAGACTTTGGAACATGAAACCGGCATCGGCATCCTGGCCGATCCGGATCTGCGGCAGGCCTTGCTCACCAACCGCAACCTTGCATGGATGGATCGGATAGAAAGCCTTCTGACAGAAGGGCGCCGACCGTTCATCGCGGTTGGCGCGGCGCATATGCTGGGGCGGGACGGGTTGCCGGCCCTGCTGGAAGCCCGCGGCTTCACGGTGGCCCGCCTGCAGTAG
- a CDS encoding TraB/GumN family protein — protein sequence MSIKRIAATSIAALSIAFTGACSTSEGGPAAITEVRPAGVAPGPALWSVSDEDTTIYLFGTVHALPKDVDWFDGKVERAFNASDELVTEIDLGDAAASSQALAAAGMLPPGQKLRELMTEENRRQYEEALVALGLPVEALDRLEPWFAAMTLTLLPLMKDGFQTETGVEFSLGNKAGEKKKRGALETIDDQIQLFDSMPMEDQLTFLDETVETVPKAGSTLNAMIAEWLEGDADDLADLLNAEMTDPALYARLLTNRNAHWADWIKKRLDQPGTIFIAVGAGHLAGKGSVQDQLRQRGLEVDRIWE from the coding sequence ATGTCCATCAAACGCATCGCCGCAACTTCCATCGCGGCCCTGTCCATCGCCTTCACCGGCGCCTGTTCGACCAGCGAAGGTGGTCCCGCAGCGATTACCGAAGTGCGGCCCGCAGGTGTAGCGCCGGGGCCGGCTCTCTGGTCCGTCAGCGACGAGGATACGACCATCTATCTCTTCGGCACGGTCCATGCCCTGCCCAAGGATGTGGACTGGTTCGACGGCAAGGTGGAGCGCGCCTTCAACGCCTCCGATGAACTGGTGACCGAAATCGACCTCGGCGATGCCGCTGCATCATCGCAGGCGCTGGCGGCCGCGGGCATGCTCCCGCCCGGGCAGAAACTGCGCGAACTGATGACGGAGGAAAACCGCCGGCAGTATGAAGAAGCGCTGGTTGCGCTCGGCCTGCCGGTGGAAGCGCTGGACCGGCTGGAACCCTGGTTCGCGGCGATGACGCTTACCCTCCTGCCGCTGATGAAGGACGGGTTCCAGACCGAAACAGGCGTTGAATTTTCGCTGGGCAACAAGGCGGGCGAGAAGAAGAAGCGCGGCGCGCTGGAAACTATCGACGACCAGATCCAGCTGTTCGACAGCATGCCGATGGAAGATCAGCTTACCTTCCTGGATGAAACCGTTGAAACGGTGCCGAAGGCAGGCAGCACGCTGAACGCGATGATCGCCGAATGGCTGGAAGGCGATGCGGACGATCTGGCCGATCTGCTGAATGCCGAGATGACCGACCCTGCGCTATATGCACGCCTGCTGACCAATCGGAATGCCCATTGGGCCGACTGGATCAAAAAACGTCTGGATCAGCCCGGCACAATATTTATCGCCGTGGGCGCCGGACATCTGGCCGGCAAGGGCAGCGTGCAGGATCAGTTGCGCCAGCGCGGGCTGGAAGTCGACCGCATCTGGGAGTGA
- a CDS encoding glycine--tRNA ligase subunit alpha yields the protein MKREPQKSFQDMILALHDYWSAQGCLILQPYDMRMGAGTFHTATTLRTLGPEPWNAAFVQPSRRPTDGRYGENPNRLQHYYQYQVIMKPSPANLQELYLQSLAVIGIDPLKHDIRFVEDDWESPTLGAWGLGWEVWCDGMEVTQFTYFQQMGGFDCKPVAGELTYGLERLAMYIQNVDNVYDLDFNGKGVTYGDVFLENERQMSKWNFEVADTDALFDLFNKAEAECRNCLENNVPIAGYEQAVEASHIFNLLQARGVISVQERASYMGRVRDLARGSCEAYMAKEKERWAAEYDGWTA from the coding sequence ATGAAGAGAGAGCCGCAAAAAAGCTTTCAGGACATGATCCTCGCGCTCCACGATTACTGGAGTGCGCAGGGCTGCCTGATCCTGCAGCCATATGACATGCGCATGGGTGCAGGGACGTTCCACACCGCCACGACCTTGCGCACGCTGGGGCCGGAGCCGTGGAATGCCGCCTTCGTGCAGCCAAGCCGGCGGCCGACCGATGGCCGATATGGCGAAAATCCCAACCGGTTGCAGCATTATTACCAGTATCAGGTGATCATGAAGCCGAGCCCGGCCAATCTGCAGGAACTTTACCTGCAGAGCCTGGCGGTGATCGGCATCGATCCGCTGAAACACGATATCCGCTTCGTGGAGGATGACTGGGAAAGCCCCACGCTGGGCGCCTGGGGTCTTGGCTGGGAAGTCTGGTGCGACGGGATGGAAGTCACCCAGTTCACCTATTTCCAGCAGATGGGCGGGTTTGATTGCAAGCCGGTGGCCGGGGAACTGACCTACGGGCTCGAACGGCTGGCCATGTATATCCAGAATGTCGACAATGTGTACGATCTCGATTTCAACGGGAAGGGCGTCACCTATGGCGATGTCTTCCTGGAAAACGAACGGCAGATGTCGAAATGGAATTTCGAAGTCGCCGATACCGATGCCCTGTTCGACCTGTTCAACAAGGCGGAAGCGGAGTGCCGCAACTGCCTGGAAAACAACGTGCCCATCGCGGGCTATGAACAGGCGGTGGAAGCCAGCCACATCTTCAACCTGTTGCAGGCGCGCGGCGTGATCAGCGTGCAGGAACGCGCCAGCTATATGGGCCGCGTCCGTGATCTCGCCCGCGGCAGTTGCGAGGCATATATGGCCAAGGAGAAAGAGCGCTGGGCTGCCGAATATGACGGGTGGACGGCATGA
- the glyS gene encoding glycine--tRNA ligase subunit beta, producing the protein MADFLLELRCEEIPARMQKGARADLEKLFRQQLDEAGIKPGAITVWSTPRRLALIAEGLPEQTEAVSEEAKGPPEGAPDQAVEGFCRKNGVTRDQLEVRDVKGRPTYFAVRNIPGRAVKDVLAEAIPAIIRAFPWPKSMRWGAASLRSESLRWVRPLSGIVAILGEELVECEVDGVPSGYATLGHRFHCPGPITIGGADDYAGKLRACHVIVDHAEREAIVREGAAKAAADAGLTLVEDEGLVVENAGLTEWPVPLLGRFDEAFLEVPPEVIQLTARTNQKYFVCEKDGKLANAFICTANIEASDGGAAIVDGNRKVLAARLSDARFFWDVDRKVKLSEQVKKLERITFHEKLGTVADKVERVAKLARWLVEEGIVTPSGVPAKAGTSGEGAGPNEVPAFAGTQAELADMAEQAARLCKADLVTEMVGEFPELQGLMGGYYARAEGLPDAVADAIRDHYKPVGQGDDVPTAPVTVAVSLADKLDTLVGFFQIDEKPTGSKDPFALRRAALGILRLILENGLRASMFDLIAHAAHHGKSSDAGRDIANFLIERLKVQQRDANIRHDMIDAVVAVETGGDNVRMVNRTSALQRFLDTEDGANLLAGYKRAANILKKEDWHGIEAEIPQTGEEDPLAEVDDPDLKPVIAAKMAERHAKELSYTPDPAEKALIDALDEAQPRAAAAIEAEDFEAAMAALAALRAPIDRFFDEVTVNVPDKDKRASRLDLLDRFRAAVHQVADFSKIEG; encoded by the coding sequence ATGGCTGATTTCCTTCTCGAACTGCGCTGCGAGGAAATTCCCGCACGGATGCAGAAGGGCGCGCGCGCCGATCTGGAAAAGCTGTTCCGGCAACAGCTGGACGAAGCGGGCATCAAGCCCGGCGCGATCACCGTATGGTCCACGCCGCGCCGTCTGGCCCTGATTGCAGAGGGTCTGCCCGAACAGACCGAAGCGGTAAGCGAAGAGGCCAAGGGCCCGCCCGAAGGCGCGCCCGATCAGGCGGTGGAGGGTTTCTGCCGCAAGAACGGCGTCACGCGCGATCAGCTGGAAGTGCGGGACGTGAAGGGCCGCCCGACCTATTTCGCCGTCCGCAATATTCCCGGCCGCGCGGTCAAGGATGTGCTGGCGGAAGCGATCCCGGCCATCATCCGCGCCTTCCCCTGGCCCAAGAGCATGCGTTGGGGCGCGGCCTCCCTCCGCTCCGAAAGTTTGCGCTGGGTCCGCCCGCTTTCCGGCATTGTCGCCATTCTGGGCGAGGAGCTGGTGGAATGCGAAGTGGACGGCGTGCCGAGCGGCTATGCCACTCTGGGCCACCGCTTTCATTGCCCGGGCCCGATCACGATTGGCGGCGCCGATGATTATGCGGGCAAATTGCGCGCCTGCCACGTAATCGTCGATCATGCAGAGCGCGAGGCCATCGTGCGCGAAGGCGCGGCGAAGGCTGCCGCCGATGCCGGTCTGACGCTGGTGGAAGATGAAGGGCTGGTGGTGGAAAATGCCGGCCTGACCGAATGGCCGGTGCCGCTGCTTGGCCGTTTTGACGAGGCATTCCTGGAAGTGCCGCCTGAAGTCATCCAGCTGACGGCGCGGACGAACCAGAAATATTTCGTCTGTGAAAAGGATGGCAAACTCGCCAATGCCTTCATCTGCACCGCCAATATCGAAGCGAGCGATGGCGGCGCGGCGATTGTCGATGGCAACCGCAAGGTGCTCGCCGCGCGGCTATCCGATGCGCGCTTCTTCTGGGACGTGGACCGCAAGGTGAAGCTGTCCGAACAGGTGAAGAAGCTGGAGCGCATCACCTTCCACGAAAAGCTGGGCACGGTGGCTGACAAGGTCGAGCGCGTGGCCAAGCTGGCCCGCTGGCTGGTGGAAGAAGGGATTGTCACCCCATCGGGAGTCCCCGCGAAGGCGGGGACCTCAGGCGAAGGCGCCGGGCCGAACGAGGTCCCCGCCTTCGCGGGGACTCAGGCAGAGCTGGCCGACATGGCCGAACAGGCCGCGCGCCTGTGCAAGGCGGACCTCGTCACCGAAATGGTCGGCGAATTCCCCGAACTGCAGGGCCTTATGGGCGGCTATTACGCCCGTGCGGAAGGGCTGCCCGATGCAGTCGCCGACGCAATCCGCGATCATTACAAGCCGGTCGGGCAGGGGGACGATGTGCCTACCGCGCCGGTGACGGTGGCGGTAAGTCTGGCCGACAAGCTGGATACGCTGGTCGGCTTCTTCCAGATCGATGAAAAGCCCACTGGCTCGAAAGATCCCTTCGCGCTGCGCAGGGCCGCGCTCGGCATATTGCGATTGATCCTGGAGAACGGTCTTCGCGCATCGATGTTCGACCTGATCGCTCATGCCGCGCACCACGGAAAATCATCCGATGCGGGCCGCGACATCGCAAACTTCCTGATCGAACGGCTGAAGGTTCAGCAGCGCGATGCGAATATCCGGCACGATATGATTGACGCGGTCGTGGCTGTCGAAACGGGCGGTGACAATGTCCGCATGGTCAATCGCACCAGCGCTCTCCAGCGCTTTCTGGATACCGAAGACGGCGCCAATCTCCTCGCCGGATACAAGCGTGCGGCCAATATCCTGAAGAAGGAAGACTGGCACGGAATCGAAGCGGAAATCCCGCAGACTGGCGAGGAAGATCCGCTGGCGGAAGTGGACGATCCCGACCTGAAGCCGGTGATCGCCGCCAAGATGGCGGAACGCCATGCGAAGGAACTGTCCTACACGCCCGATCCGGCGGAAAAGGCGCTGATCGATGCCCTGGACGAGGCGCAGCCCCGGGCTGCCGCCGCGATCGAGGCGGAGGATTTCGAGGCAGCCATGGCGGCTTTGGCGGCGCTCCGCGCGCCGATCGATCGGTTCTTTGACGAGGTTACGGTGAATGTCCCCGATAAGGACAAGCGCGCAAGCAGGCTTGATTTGCTTGATCGCTTCCGCGCTGCGGTGCACCAAGTGGCCGATTTTTCGAAGATCGAAGGCTGA
- the ppdK gene encoding pyruvate, phosphate dikinase → MMNTVYTFGGGASHGDPRATDKTITGGKGANLAEMASIGLPVPPGFTITTEECVRYLREGSDFSDKLRSDVAEALTHIEKTVGKSFGSASDPLLVSVRSGARVSMPGMMDTVLNLGLNDETVKGLAATSGDDRFAWDSYRRFIQMYSDVVLGLDHGLFEEALEIAKEDNGYFADTELTAQDWQSLVAEYKEIVAREQGKPFPQDVTEQLWGAIAAVFDSWDSDRAKVYRRLNDIPGDWGTAVNVQAMVFGNMGDTSATGVAFTRDPSTGDRQYYGEWLVNAQGEDVVAGIRTPQYLTKRRREDAGADKPSMEEAMPDAYNELARVFELLEQHYKDMQDIEFTVQQGKLWMLQTRSGKRTAKAALKMAVDMVAEGLIDEETAVLRVDPMALDQLLHPTLDPDAQRDVLAKGLPASPGAASGKIVLDADTAEQWAQHGDKVILVRVETSPEDIHGMHAAQGVLTARGGMTSHAAVVARGMGRPCVSGASSVSIDIKARTLLVGNRELKEGDTITLDGATGEVMYGEVPTIEPELAGDFATLMEWADRHRRMNVRTNAETPADCRMARQFGAEGIGLCRTEHMFFDAGRISAVREMILAENEAGRRKALEKLLPEQRSDFVEIFTTMAGLPCTIRLLDPPLHEFLPHEDAEFAELAETTGFGVDHLKRRANELHEFNPMLGHRGCRLGITYPEIYEMQARAIFEAACEVAEKSGEAVVPEVMIPLVGTKRELEILRKLVNDTAEKVFSEKGRKLDYLVGTMIELPRAALMAGEIAEEALFFSFGTNDLTQTTLGVSRDDSARFLAVYVEKGIFQRDPFVSLDIEGVGQLVSVAAERGRATRPDIKLGICGEHGGDPASIAFCEKVGLDYVSASPYRVPIARLAAAQAALRAG, encoded by the coding sequence ATGATGAATACGGTCTACACATTCGGCGGCGGCGCATCGCATGGCGATCCGCGCGCTACGGACAAGACCATTACCGGCGGCAAGGGAGCCAATCTGGCTGAAATGGCCAGCATTGGCCTGCCCGTTCCCCCGGGTTTCACGATCACGACCGAAGAATGCGTGCGCTATCTGCGGGAAGGGTCGGACTTTTCCGACAAACTGCGTTCCGATGTGGCCGAAGCGCTGACCCATATCGAAAAGACGGTTGGCAAGAGCTTCGGCTCCGCCAGCGATCCCCTGCTGGTTTCCGTCCGTTCCGGCGCGCGCGTTTCCATGCCCGGCATGATGGATACGGTACTCAATCTCGGCCTTAATGACGAGACGGTGAAGGGCCTCGCCGCGACATCAGGGGACGATCGCTTCGCCTGGGATTCCTATCGTCGCTTCATCCAGATGTATTCCGACGTGGTGCTCGGCCTCGATCACGGATTGTTCGAGGAAGCGCTGGAAATCGCCAAGGAAGACAACGGCTATTTCGCGGATACGGAACTGACGGCGCAGGACTGGCAATCGCTGGTCGCCGAATACAAGGAAATCGTCGCGCGCGAACAGGGCAAGCCCTTCCCGCAGGACGTGACCGAACAGCTGTGGGGCGCAATCGCCGCCGTGTTCGACAGCTGGGATTCGGACCGCGCCAAGGTCTATCGCCGGCTGAACGACATTCCGGGCGACTGGGGCACTGCCGTCAATGTGCAGGCCATGGTCTTTGGCAATATGGGCGATACCAGCGCCACGGGCGTTGCCTTCACCCGCGATCCCTCCACCGGGGACAGGCAATATTACGGCGAATGGCTCGTCAATGCGCAGGGTGAGGACGTTGTGGCGGGTATCCGCACGCCGCAATATCTGACCAAGCGCCGCCGCGAAGATGCCGGCGCCGACAAGCCGAGCATGGAAGAAGCCATGCCCGATGCCTATAACGAACTGGCCCGCGTGTTCGAGCTGCTGGAGCAGCATTACAAGGACATGCAGGATATCGAATTCACCGTGCAGCAGGGCAAGTTGTGGATGCTGCAGACCCGCAGCGGTAAGCGCACCGCCAAGGCCGCGTTGAAGATGGCGGTCGACATGGTGGCTGAAGGCCTGATCGACGAGGAAACGGCGGTGCTGCGCGTGGATCCCATGGCGCTGGACCAGTTGCTGCACCCCACGCTCGATCCCGATGCACAGCGGGATGTGCTGGCCAAGGGGCTGCCCGCCAGCCCCGGCGCGGCCAGCGGCAAGATCGTGCTGGATGCCGACACGGCCGAACAATGGGCGCAGCATGGCGACAAGGTGATCCTGGTCCGCGTGGAAACCAGCCCGGAAGACATTCACGGCATGCACGCGGCGCAGGGCGTCCTGACCGCTCGCGGCGGGATGACCAGCCACGCCGCCGTTGTTGCACGCGGCATGGGGCGGCCCTGCGTTTCGGGTGCCTCTTCGGTTTCCATCGATATCAAGGCGCGGACCTTGCTGGTCGGCAATCGGGAATTGAAGGAAGGCGATACGATCACGCTGGACGGGGCCACCGGCGAAGTCATGTATGGCGAAGTTCCGACCATCGAACCGGAACTGGCGGGCGATTTCGCCACATTGATGGAATGGGCGGATCGTCACCGCCGCATGAATGTGCGCACCAATGCCGAAACACCGGCGGATTGCCGCATGGCGCGCCAGTTCGGCGCGGAAGGCATCGGCCTGTGCCGGACTGAGCACATGTTCTTCGATGCCGGCCGCATCAGCGCCGTGCGCGAAATGATCCTGGCTGAAAACGAAGCCGGCCGACGCAAGGCGCTGGAAAAGCTGCTGCCCGAACAGCGCAGCGATTTCGTGGAGATCTTCACCACCATGGCGGGCCTGCCATGCACGATCCGCCTGCTGGATCCGCCGCTGCATGAATTCCTGCCCCACGAAGATGCGGAATTCGCCGAACTGGCGGAAACGACCGGCTTCGGCGTAGATCATCTGAAACGGCGCGCGAACGAACTGCACGAATTCAACCCGATGCTGGGCCATCGCGGCTGCCGTCTGGGCATTACCTATCCGGAAATCTACGAAATGCAGGCCCGGGCCATCTTCGAGGCTGCCTGCGAAGTCGCGGAAAAGAGCGGCGAAGCCGTGGTGCCGGAAGTGATGATCCCGCTGGTAGGGACGAAGCGCGAGCTGGAGATCCTGCGCAAGCTGGTGAACGATACGGCCGAAAAGGTGTTCTCCGAAAAGGGCCGCAAGCTTGATTATCTGGTCGGCACGATGATCGAACTGCCGCGCGCCGCCCTGATGGCAGGCGAAATTGCGGAAGAAGCGCTCTTCTTCTCTTTCGGCACCAATGACCTGACGCAGACGACGCTTGGCGTCAGCCGCGATGATTCCGCGCGCTTCCTCGCCGTTTATGTCGAAAAGGGCATTTTCCAGCGCGATCCCTTTGTCAGCCTGGATATTGAAGGTGTGGGGCAATTGGTCAGTGTCGCGGCTGAACGCGGCCGCGCAACCCGCCCCGATATCAAGCTGGGCATTTGCGGCGAACATGGCGGCGATCCGGCCAGCATCGCATTCTGCGAAAAGGTCGGCCTCGATTATGTCAGCGCGTCGCCCTATCGCGTGCCGATTGCCCGGCTCGCGGCGGCGCAGGCCGCGCTCCGCGCAGGCTAA
- a CDS encoding methyltransferase domain-containing protein, which produces MANVPPTIFSAQRRNAARRRIGTLQARPNAARFVLDDMIDDVIERLAFVMHEPKRALVIGDWSGRLATILGERGAQVVRADPAPSSGEERVEEERPLPFSGFDFIASLGTLDTVNDLPGALIHIRNALEPGGLAIASFAGAGSLPVLRGAMLAADGNRPAARLHPMVDVRAGAQLLQRANWADPVVDGHPLKVRYSRLQNLAEDLRAQGLGNVLASTAPPLGKAQLRLAEQAFIAQADSEGRVTETFEILTLSGRRR; this is translated from the coding sequence ATGGCAAATGTTCCCCCGACTATTTTCTCCGCCCAGCGCCGCAATGCCGCGCGCCGCAGGATAGGCACGCTGCAGGCCCGGCCCAATGCGGCGCGTTTCGTGCTGGACGATATGATTGATGACGTGATCGAACGGCTCGCTTTCGTCATGCATGAACCGAAACGCGCACTTGTCATCGGTGACTGGAGCGGACGGCTTGCCACCATTCTGGGCGAGAGGGGCGCGCAGGTTGTTCGTGCCGATCCCGCCCCATCCTCCGGCGAGGAAAGGGTGGAGGAGGAACGCCCCCTCCCCTTCTCCGGTTTCGACTTCATTGCGAGCCTTGGCACGCTGGATACCGTCAATGATCTGCCCGGCGCCCTGATCCATATACGCAATGCGCTGGAGCCGGGCGGGCTCGCCATTGCCAGCTTTGCCGGGGCTGGCAGCCTGCCGGTGCTGCGCGGGGCGATGCTGGCGGCGGATGGCAATCGCCCGGCGGCCCGGCTGCATCCGATGGTGGATGTGCGTGCCGGGGCACAATTATTGCAAAGGGCGAACTGGGCAGACCCGGTGGTGGACGGGCATCCGCTCAAGGTCCGCTATTCCAGGCTACAGAATCTGGCTGAGGATTTGCGGGCCCAGGGCCTCGGCAATGTCCTTGCCTCAACCGCGCCTCCGCTCGGCAAGGCACAGCTTCGCCTTGCCGAACAGGCATTCATCGCACAGGCGGACTCCGAAGGCCGGGTGACCGAAACCTTCGAAATCCTGACCCTGAGCGGGCGCCGGCGTTAG
- a CDS encoding ComF family protein, giving the protein MFRTCRAGRGHARWLAAIHAPGHQHAVFLKASFAPLVDLVYPPRCPSCGAGIAAQQGLCTDCWSELVIPGEPSCEKCQRPFGNASLEQGAICAPCMADPPLHDGIAAAALYNDASRQLVLSFKHGRKIALAPMLARLILTRLPALDGEWLIVPVPLHRSRIWQRGYNQSALLGQEIARRRNQKMLYDGLIRRKRTPPLGGLGKKARARALSGAITFNPKRARQLNGARVLLVDDVMTSGATTQACVKALKRAGVNKVRIACFARVLDEAL; this is encoded by the coding sequence ATGTTTCGCACCTGCCGCGCGGGGCGCGGCCATGCAAGGTGGCTTGCTGCAATCCACGCGCCGGGGCATCAGCATGCGGTGTTTCTCAAGGCTTCCTTCGCCCCGCTGGTGGATCTCGTCTATCCACCGCGCTGCCCGTCATGCGGCGCCGGAATTGCCGCTCAACAGGGGCTATGCACCGATTGCTGGAGCGAGTTGGTTATTCCCGGCGAACCGTCCTGCGAAAAATGCCAGCGCCCCTTCGGCAATGCCTCGCTCGAACAAGGGGCCATTTGCGCACCTTGCATGGCAGATCCGCCCTTGCATGATGGGATCGCGGCCGCCGCGCTCTATAATGATGCCTCAAGGCAATTGGTCCTGTCGTTCAAACATGGCCGCAAGATCGCACTGGCACCCATGCTGGCGCGGCTGATCCTGACGCGGTTACCTGCGCTTGACGGGGAATGGCTGATCGTGCCGGTGCCGCTGCACCGCAGCAGGATATGGCAGCGTGGATATAATCAGTCTGCCCTGCTGGGGCAGGAAATCGCGCGGCGGCGCAATCAGAAAATGTTGTATGACGGATTGATCCGCCGCAAGCGGACGCCGCCACTTGGGGGTCTGGGAAAGAAGGCGAGGGCGAGGGCACTTTCCGGCGCAATCACATTTAACCCGAAGAGGGCCCGGCAACTCAACGGGGCGCGGGTTCTTCTGGTTGATGATGTGATGACCAGCGGTGCCACCACCCAGGCCTGCGTCAAGGCGTTGAAGCGGGCGGGCGTAAACAAGGTGCGGATTGCCTGCTTCGCCCGCGTACTGGATGAAGCGCTATGA